CCCCCTGATATCTTCGGGGTGCCCCAGGTCCGTAGGGTATCAGCGTGCGAACCGCGTCAGGGCCTAGCGGCAGCAGCGCTAAGCAATGTCTGATATCGCTTCGGGTCGCCTGGGGCACTTTGCATTTCCCTCCCTGCGGGACCGCCTGATGTCCATCGCCCTCGCCCGCCGTTATCGCCCCCGTCGATTCGCCGACCTCCTTGTCCAGGACCACGTCGCGTCCGCCCTGCGCGGCGCCGTGGCCAAGAATCGTGTCGGCCATGGCTACCTGCTCACCGGGCCGCGTGGCGTCGGCAAGACGACCGCCGCTCGCATCCTGGCGATGGCGCTCAACTGCGAGCGCCGCGACCTGGAGCACCCGACCGGCGAGCCGTGCGGCGAGTGCGCCTCCTGCGAGCGGATCTGGAACGGGCAGGCGAACCTCGACGTGGTCGAGATCGACGCGGCGTCGAACCGCGGCGTTGACGATGCGCGCGACCTGCGCGAGCGCGCGATGTACGCCGCCTCCCAGGATGGGCACCACAAGGTGTACATCGTGGACGAGGCGCACATGCTCACGCGCGAGGCGTGGAATGCGCTGCTGAAGATTCTTGAAGAGCCGCCTCCGGGCGTCGTCTTCGTCTTCGCGACCACCGAGCCGCAGAAGATCTTCAACACCGCCGCGCCGGTGATGTCGCGACTGCAGCGCTTCGACTTCCGCCGCATCGGCCCCGCCGCCATCCAGTCGCGCCTGCGCGAGGTGCTGCGCACCGAGGGGCTCGACGCCGAGGACGACGCGCTGCTGCTGATCGGGCGCCACGCCGACGGCGGCATGCGCGACGCGCTCTCCGTGCTCGACCAGTGCCTCTCGTTCGGCGAAGGGCCGCTTACCGCCGCTCGTGTGCGCGACGTCCTCGGCCTCGTCAACGACGAGTCGTACGGTGCGGTCCTCTCGCTGGTGGCCGATCGAAATCCGGGTGCGGTCTTTGGTGTCCTCGACCAGCTGATGGACAGCGGCGCCGACCTGGCGGAGTTCGCGGGCGGCCTCTCCGAAGTGCTCCGCGCGCTGGTGATGCACCACTACGGCGTGACCCCCGAGGACCTGCCGGAATCGACGCTCGCGTTGATCGCGGGTGTCGCACCGCGGCTCGCCCCCGAGGATGCGGTGCGGATGCTCAAGCTGCTGGCCGACGCCGAGAACTCGGTCCGCCGGAGCGCCCACCCGCGCTTGGTGCTTGAGACGCTGCTGCTCCGCTGGGCAATGCTCGACCGCGTGGTCGACCTCAAGGCGTTGCTCGCGGGACAGGCGCCGCCGGCGTGGCAGGGCTCCCCGACGCCAGCCGCACAGCCGATACCTCAGGGTCGATCGGCCGCGGCCCCGGCGCCGGCAGCGGCCGCACCGAAACCCCCGGCGCCGAAGTCCTCGCTCGCCGAGGAGGCACCACCCCCGCCCGCTCCGCGGAATCGCGAGACGGGAGGGCCGCCGGAGGGGGCTACGGCCCCGTCGCCCGTCTTCTCCGTCCCGGCCAATACCGACGGGATCCGGGCGATCTGGGGCGAGGTGGTCGCGACGGCGTCGCGGCAGAGCATGCTCCTGAGCCAGGCGCTCGACCACGCCACCCCGCGGATGGATGCCCCGGGGAAGGCGGTCCTCGCCTTCGGCCCCGAGGAAGGGGTCTTCCGGGAGGGGGCCGAGCGGCTCCTGAGCAGCATCGAGACCATCCTTTCTGCGCGGATGGGGAGCCCGGTGACGGTGGTGCTGGAGTCCGGGATCGCCACCCCGGCCCCGGC
The Gemmatimonadota bacterium DNA segment above includes these coding regions:
- the dnaX gene encoding DNA polymerase III subunit gamma/tau; protein product: MSIALARRYRPRRFADLLVQDHVASALRGAVAKNRVGHGYLLTGPRGVGKTTAARILAMALNCERRDLEHPTGEPCGECASCERIWNGQANLDVVEIDAASNRGVDDARDLRERAMYAASQDGHHKVYIVDEAHMLTREAWNALLKILEEPPPGVVFVFATTEPQKIFNTAAPVMSRLQRFDFRRIGPAAIQSRLREVLRTEGLDAEDDALLLIGRHADGGMRDALSVLDQCLSFGEGPLTAARVRDVLGLVNDESYGAVLSLVADRNPGAVFGVLDQLMDSGADLAEFAGGLSEVLRALVMHHYGVTPEDLPESTLALIAGVAPRLAPEDAVRMLKLLADAENSVRRSAHPRLVLETLLLRWAMLDRVVDLKALLAGQAPPAWQGSPTPAAQPIPQGRSAAAPAPAAAAPKPPAPKSSLAEEAPPPPAPRNRETGGPPEGATAPSPVFSVPANTDGIRAIWGEVVATASRQSMLLSQALDHATPRMDAPGKAVLAFGPEEGVFREGAERLLSSIETILSARMGSPVTVVLESGIATPAPAARKGGRMTDETIRADRLGELRRKDPTLDAAADALDLELVDEG